The Zingiber officinale cultivar Zhangliang chromosome 9A, Zo_v1.1, whole genome shotgun sequence genome window below encodes:
- the LOC122021799 gene encoding cytochrome P450 78A9-like produces MGGSEADCGWILYLAAKCGGLDLLLLASAISLTTLLLHWAFPGGPAWGRHWWQLGHRPWCPSSKAIPPGPRGLPVVGSMFLMSGLAHRKLAAAAASVPGGHRLMAFSLGDTRVVITCDPEVAREILHGSDFADRPTKESAYALMFHRAIGFAPYGAYWSGLRRIAASHLFCPRQISAFATGRAEIADQMVRALHRLKADANPVQIREVVKRASLSHVMWFVFGRRYELVQETEEWRELKSMVEEGYEMLGKLNWSDHLPAIAGFDLQRVRSRCARLARRVDRFVTRIIDEHRVERNSGDRDAPPRDFVDVLLSLQGADRLSDDDMVAVLWEMIFRGADTVSVLIEWVFARLAKHEDVQAKLHAELDEAVGRDWAVTGSEPRQPLPYLQAVIKETLRMHPPGPLLSWARIATSDVRVDRYLIPVGTTAMVNMWAIARDPAYWADPLRFDPLRFKGAEFPVMGSDLRLAPFGSGRRSCPGKGLAMATVELWVAALALEFEWRPPEGEEIDLSEVLRLSCEMAAPLKVSLRQRRK; encoded by the exons ATGGGAGGATCCGAAGCTGATTGCGGTTGGATTCTGTACCTCGCCGCCAAATGCGGCGGCCTCGACCTCCTGCTCCTCGCATCGGCTATTTCCCTTACCACTCTGCTTCTCCACTGGGCCTTCCCCGGCGGCCCCGCCTGGGGACGCCACTGGTGGCAGCTCGGCCACCGGCCGTGGTGCCCCTCGAGCAAGGCCATCCCGCCGGGGCCCCGCGGCCTCCCCGTCGTCGGCAGCATGTTCCTCATGTCCGGCCTCGCGCACCGGAAATTGGCCGCCGCCGCTGCTTCCGTCCCCGGCGGCCACCGTCTCATGGCGTTCAGCCTCGGCGACACCCGCGTTGTGATCACGTGCGATCCGGAGGTGGCACGTGAGATCCTCCACGGTTCGGACTTCGCGGACCGGCCGACCAAGGAATCGGCCTACGCGCTCATGTTCCACCGCGCCATCGGATTCGCCCCCTACGGAGCCTACTGGAGCGGCCTCCGCCGCATCGCCGCCAGCCACCTCTTCTGCCCCCGCCAGATCTCCGCCTTCGCCACCGGCCGGGCCGAGATTGCGGACCAGATGGTACGCGCCCTCCACCGGCTTAAGGCCGACGCTAACCCGGTTCAGATTCGGGAGGTCGTCAAGCGGGCGTCGCTGAGCCACGTGATGTGGTTCGTATTCGGGCGAAGGTACGAGCTGGTACAGGAGACCGAGGAGTGGAGGGAGCTGAAGAGCATGGTGGAGGAGGGATACGAGATGCTGGGGAAGCTCAACTGGTCTGACCACCTGCCGGCGATCGCCGGATTCGACCTCCAGCGGGTCCGCTCGCGGTGCGCTCGGCTCGCCCGCCGAGTCGACCGATTCGTGACCCGGATCATCGACGAGCACCGAGTCGAACGCAACTCAGGCGACCGCGACGCGCCCCCGCGCGACTTCGTGGACGTTCTGCTGTCCCTGCAGGGCGCCGATCGGCTCTCCGACGACGACATGGTGGCCGTCCTGTGG GAGATGATATTTCGAGGTGCGGACACCGTATCGGTGCTGATAGAGTGGGTCTTTGCGAGGTTGGCTAAGCACGAAGACGTGCAGGCGAAGCTCCACGCGGAGCTGGACGAGGCGGTGGGGAGAGACTGGGCGGTGACGGGAAGCGAGCCGAGGCAGCCGCTGCCGTACCTTCAGGCGGTGATCAAGGAGACGCTTCGGATGCACCCTCCGGGCCCGCTGCTCTCGTGGGCCCGCATCGCCACGTCGGACGTCCGTGTCGACCGCTACTTGATCCCCGTGGGGACCACCGCGATGGTGAACATGTGGGCCATCGCGCGTGACCCGGCCTACTGGGCCGATCCTCTCCGGTTCGATCCGCTCCGGTTCAAGGGGGCCGAATTCCCGGTGATGGGTTCGGATCTGCGGCTGGCGCCGTTCGGGTCCGGGCGGCGGAGCTGCCCGGGGAAGGGGCTGGCCATGGCGACGGTCGAACTATGGGTGGCGGCGCTGGCTCTGGAGTTCGAGTGGCGGCCTCCGGAGGGCGAAGAGATCGACCTATCGGAGGTGCTCCGGCTATCGTGCGAGATGGCGGCGCCGCTGAAGGTGAGTCTACGCCAGCGGAGAAAATGA
- the LOC122019850 gene encoding rab GTPase-activating protein 22-like encodes MKGLRHSPSSSSVPPSSSPPLASSWIHLRSLLIVASATIPDRGSLRSPWSRRKRKHALSYRHWHRLLSPEGKFHDGGIKFIKKVRSGGVDPSIRAEVWPFLLGVYDLNSSHAERTLTGIQIRKKYESLRRKCHQLLSQCRKENRLNTIDEGGNSVSSCFNEDCEFHDSQDDTSARTSCTVTEGNLYNFKVDQLLHSGSDEFSLCNFEEIEDETEVTHFDNYPWGTESSTSESSDEDETESLLGSSISDMLVQHDPKLTRFPSIRGDFSQYNRTSEDFVTWQRIIRLDAIRANSDWVVYSPNLASVTKEKALQSAISVGLKNYDQLDPCMIYHAARMVAVLEAYAVYDPEIGYCQGMSDLLTPILAVIREDHEAFWCFVGFMRKARHNFRLDEVGIQRQLSTVSKIIKCKDLHLYKHLEKLQAQDCFFVYRMVLVLLRRELTFDQTMSMWEVMWADQAAIRSGIGKSAREIMRLRAPPTDDLLLYAVAACVLQRRKLIIERYNSMDEIVTECNSMAGTLDVWRLLDDAHDLVTSLHQKI; translated from the exons ATGAAAGGCTTGAGGCATTCGCCATCATCCTCTTCGGTTCCTCCTTCCTCGTCGCCTCCCTTGGCGTCGTCCTGGATTCATCTGCGGTCGCTTCTCATCGTTGCTTCCGCCACTATTCCTGACCG AGGTAGCTTGAGATCACCATGGTCTAGGAGGAAAAGAAAACATGCACTTTCTTATCGACATTGGCACCGACTATTGTCACCAGAAGGAAAGTTTCATGATGGAGGaatcaaatttattaaaaaagtTAGAAGTGGA GGAGTTGATCCATCAATCAGGGCTGAAGTATGGCCTTTTCTCCTTGGAGT TTATGATCTCAATAGTTCACACGCTGAACGAACACTCACTGGAATCCAGATAAG GAAAAAATATGAAAGTTTAAGGAGAAAATGCCACCAACTCCTGAGTCAGTGTCGTAAGGAAAATAGGTTAAACACAATAGATGAAGGCGGTAATTCAGTAAGTTCTTGCTTCAACGAGGACTGTGAGTTTCATGATTCTCAAGATGATACAAGTGCCAGAACTTCCTGCACTGTCACAGAAGGGAACTTATACAACTTTAAAGTTGATCAATTACTTCACAGTGGTAGCGATGAATTCAGCTTATGTAACTTTGAGGAGATAGAAGATGAGACTGAGGTTACTCATTTTGATAACTATCCTTGGGGCACTGAATCTTCTACATCTGAATCatcggatgaagatgaaactGAAAGCTTGCTCGGATCATCAATCTCAGACATGCTGGTGCAACATGATCCTAAGTTAACAAGATTTCCTTCAATTCGAGGTGATTTTTCTCAATATAACCGGACATCTGAAGATTTTGTAACATGGCAGCGTATAATCCGATTAGATGCTATCCGAGCCAACTCAGACTGGGTGGTTTACTCTCCCAATCTAGCTTCTGTCACTAAAGAGAAGGCACTCCAATCTGCAATATCAGTCGGTCTCAAAAATTACGACCAGTTGGACCCATGCATGATTTACCATGCTGCTCGTATGGTCGCGGTTCTTGAAGCATATGCAGTCTATGATCCAGAGATAGGCTACTGCCAAGGAATGAGTGACCTCCTAACGCCCATCCTCGCCGTTATCAGAGAAGATCATGAAGCTTTCTGGTGTTTCGTGGGCTTCATGAGGAAGGCCCGACACAATTTCAGGCTCGATGAGGTTGGGATCCAGAGACAACTGAGCACAGTTTCAAAGATCATCAAGTGCAAGGACTTGCACCTGTACAAACACTTGGAAAAACTGCAGGCACAGGATTGCTTCTTCGTGTACAGAATGGTGCTGGTGCTGTTACGAAGGGAACTTACGTTCGATCAGACAATGAGCATGTGGGAGGTGATGTGGGCGGACCAGGCAGCGATTCGGTCCGGGATTGGGAAGTCTGCACGGGAGATAATGAGGCTGCGGGCACCCCCGACCGACGACCTGCTTCTCTATGCCGTCGCCGCCTGCGTGCTGCAGCGACGCAAACTGATCATCGAGAGGTACAACAGCATGGATGAGATAGTGACGGAGTGCAACAGCATGGCAGGGACCTTAGATGTTTGGAGGCTGTTGGATGACGCCCATGATCTGGTCACGAGCCTGCACCAGAAGATTTGA